In the genome of Notamacropus eugenii isolate mMacEug1 chromosome 5, mMacEug1.pri_v2, whole genome shotgun sequence, one region contains:
- the LOC140503521 gene encoding T-cell-interacting, activating receptor on myeloid cells protein 1-like, translated as MIPAVTSLLWLGLCLSQKITVPEGTLPRPSIRAVPSSVVPIGAEVVFYCRGPQGNKSFQLWKDEEFFSQIPSSKEEIKFSPSKYNYGAGNYSCRYSQGPHMSEFSAPLLLVVTGFFTKPSLHIQPGTMVAVGETVILTCQVPALQSRIPKLMFFLLKAGVPAPLQYQSVEGKMANFTLPSVKAEDAGNYSCIYSEKEGKRRASDPSEVLRLEVTGKKNAHPQRKDYATGNLIRLNLAGLVLLILGVLLAEAWHSQRGP; from the exons ATGATCCCCGCAGTCACCTCTCTCCTCTGGCTGG GGCTGTGTCTGAGCCAGAAGATCACAGTTCCAGAGG GGACACTCCCCAGACCCTCCATTAGGGCTGTGCCCAGCTCTGTGGTCCCCATTGGAGCAGAGGTGGTCTTCTACTGCCGGGGCCCACAGGGAAACAAGAGTTTTCAGCTTTGGAAGGATGAAGAATTCTTTTCCCAGATACCTTCCTCCAAAGAGGAGATCAAGTTCAGCCCTTCAAAGTACAATTATGGTGCAGGCAACTACAGTTGCCGCTACTCACAGGGACCTCATATGTCAGAGTTCAGTGCCCCCCTGCTGCTGGTGGTGACAG GATTCTTTACTAAACCATCATTACACATACAACCAGGCACCATGGTAGCTGTAGGGGAGACAGTGATCCTTACATGCCAGGTGCCAGCACTCCAAAGTCGCATTCCAAAACTGATGTTCTTCCTGCTGAAAGCTGGAGTGCCAGCCCCATTGCAGTACCAGAGTGTAGAGGGGAAGATGGCCAACTTCACTCTCCCATCTGTGAAGGCTGAGGATGCTGGGAACTACAGCTGCATTTACTCAGAGAAGGAGGGCAAGAGGAGAGCCTCAGACCCCAGTGAGGTCCTCAGGCTGGAGGTGACAG GTAAAAAGAATGCACATCCTCAAAGAAAAG ATTATGCCACGGGCAATCTCATCCGCCTCAACCTGGCAGGACTGGTCCTCCTCATTCTGGGGGTCCTACTGGCAGAGGCCTGGCACAGCCAAAGAGGCCCCTGA